The window CTCCACGAGGTACTGGACGTCGCGCAGGTAGACGTTGACCGCCGCGAGCATCAGGCCGAACGCCGTGCCGTAGAGCACCAGCAGCAGTACCGACGGGATGAGGTACCAGGTCTGGGCGTGGAACGGCGGCTTGCCGACCACGAACGTCGCGACCAGCAGGATCGCGAACTGGATGATGAAGTTGAACAGCGCGGAGCCCACGCTGGCGAGCGGGAAGATCTCGCGCGGCAGGTAGATCTTCTTGATCAGCCCCGCATTGCTGACGATCGACGCGGTCGTTCCGCCGATGATCTCGCTGAACAGGCCGTAGGCCGTCAGACCGGTGAAGACGTAGATGGCGAAGTCGTCGATGCCCTTCTCGGCGCCGAGGATCTTGCCGATGACGATCGCGTAGATCAGCAGCTGGGTGAGCGGCCGGACCAGGGTCCAGACGAAACCGAGGACGCTGTCCTTGTAGCGGGACTTGAGGTCGCGGCGGACGAGCAGCGAGAGCAGCTCGCGGTGGCGGAAGATGTCCCGCAGCGCGGCCCAGGAGCCGCTGGATTTGTCGTCGCCGCTGACCGTCACCATCCGCTCGTGGGAGAGCGCACGATATCGATCCAGTGCAGTCATTCAGTCGTCAATCTGTGTCGGGCGTTCGATGGATTATAGCTTGCGGCGCCGCGCGGCCACCCAGTGGGAGGCGGCGCGGAGCGGCCGGGTGAGCCGCCAGGAGGAGCTGCTCTCGAGGCCGCGGATCCGCGTGCGGAGGTCGTTCGTCACGCGGGTGCGCTCCGAGACGATCCCGGCGACGCGGTCCGGCGCGGGCGAGGGGTCGGAGCAGAACGCGACGAGCGGCCGGAGCGTCTGCTCCCAGGTGTGCTGGCTGGCGTAGGCCGCGATGTTGGCGGCGATCCGCTCGCGGGCGCCGGCGTCGTAGAGGAGCTCCTCGATCGCGCTTGCGAGCGCCTCGACGTCCTCCGGCGGGACCACGCGGCCGAGGTCGTGCTCGCGGATGATCCCGGCGAAGGTGTCGCCGTCGGTGCTGATGATCGGCAGCGACGCCCACAGGTAGTCGAGGATGCGCGTCCGGAAGCTGAACGCCGTCTCCAGGTGCTCGTAGTGGGTGCTGACGCCGAGGTCGGCGTCGAGCAGGAAGTCCGCGCGCTCGGTGTAGGGCACCCACGACTCGTTGAAGAAGACCGTCTCGCCGGTGAGGCCGAGCTCGTCGGCGCGCTCGCGGGCCTGGACGGCCATCCGCATGGTGGGGATGTTGGGGTTGGGATGCACGGCGCCCAGGAAGAAGAGGCGCAGGTCGGGGTGGGCCTTCCGGGCGATCGCGACCGCCTCGATGAGGGTCAGCGGATCGAACCAGTTGTAGATGCCGCCGCCCCAGACGATCAGCTTATCGTCCGGGCCGATGCCCGGGACGGTGCCCTTGATGCCGTGCTTCTTCTGCACCGGCGGCTCGTTCTGCACGCCGAACGGCGCGACGTCCAGCAGCGTGCGCAGGCTCGGGTCGCGGTCGTAGGTGGCCGGGTTGATGCGCGCGAGGCCGGCCAGCTGGCCCAGCCAGAAGTCGCGCTGCTTCTCGGAGGCGCAGACCAGGAAGTCCGCGCGCTCGAGCTGGTCGTTGAGCACCTCGACGGTGTCGATGGCGACGGCGAGCCGGTCCTCCGGGGGGAAGTCCTTGCCCTGCTCGAGCTGCTCCAGGTGCATCGGGTCGTAGATGTCGGCGACGATGATCGTGTCCGTCGCCTTGATCCACGGGTGGCTGCGCAGGATGTGGCCCTGGAAGACGAGCACGTCGGCCCAGTCGACGTGGGTGCGCAGGGCGGTGTCGTCGGCGAAGCCGACGTGGAAGCGGTCGGCCGTGATGTCCGACACCCGGTTCGTGGAGATCAGCCGCACGTCGCCGACGGCGCTGAGCGCCTGCGCGATCTCCCAGGCGCGGATGGCCGGCCCGGCCATGAGCTCGCCCAGGGTGTCCGGCGTCACGACGAGGATGCGGCGCCGAGGGGCCGTGTTCGCCGGGCCCGCCGCCGGGCTCGTGGTCGCCTCGCTCGTGCCGGTGCTCGAGTCGGTCGTCGGCATGGTGCTCCTTGCTGCTAGTCGGAGCGGGACGGCCCTCCACCGGTCCGGGCTTGACCGAAGGGAGGCGACACCGCGGGGAGGCCTCTCGCCCGCGTACGGGTAAGCGCCGAGCACGAAAGCCGCTCAGGAGGTTACCACCGCTACCGGAGAACTCGGTGTGCGGTCAGCGCTCCGGGGCTGTGCGGACTCTCAGCGCCGGCCCGGCAGCAGCCGGGCCGCGCGGTCGGCGAGGCGCACCACGCGGCGGGAGCGGAGCCTCCCGAGCTGGTCGTGCAGGGCGCGGATCTCCTCGTGCGCCGCGTGCAGTTCCGCCTCGGCGCGGGCGCGCCCGTCCTGGGCCTCGGCGACGCGGCGGTCGAGGTCGGCGAGCGCGAGGCCGATGGCCCGGTCGACCGGCTCGGTCACGCCGTCGACGGGGCGGTCGGCGACCGGCGAGGGCACGCGCTCGGCGATCCGGGTGTCCGGCACGTACGCGCCGCTCGCGACGCCCGCGTCGAGCTCCTCGGCGTCGGGGTGGCGGCAGAGGTAGAGGGGATAGAGGACACCGGCCTGCAGCCGGCGGTAGTCGCGCATCCCGTGATGGTTGGGGCTGGGGGTGAGCTCGGAGTTCTCGTAGGCGCTGCCGGCGTTGCGGACCTTGCGGCTGTACTGCTCCCACGAGCGCCACGGGAAGTGGAGCACCTCGACCTCGTGGCCGGCGGGGACGGGCCCGCGGTTCTCGAGGCTCACGAAGTGGTTGCCCTGCACGACCTCGATCGACGGGTCGCCGATGTGCACGGCGTCGTGGGTGGCGTGCGCCTTGAGGCCGACGCGGTGCAGGGCCGCGGTGTCGCGGAGGTCGCGATAGACGAGCCGCTGCAGTCCGGTGCCGTCGAGCGCCGCCGGACCGATCATGTCGTGGACGGGCACGTCGAACGCCTGGATCTCCTTCGGGATGCCCGCGAACGCCTCGGCGAGGGTGAGACCGTCGGCACGCGGCAGCCAGAACTCGTCGGCGTCCGCGTTGATCACCCAGTCCGCGCCGTGCTCGGTCGCGGCCTCCCGCGCCATCCGCGTCACCGTCTGCGCCTGCTGCTTGCGGTGCTCGGGGTCGTGGTGCAGGACGATCCTGCCGTCGGAGGCGTACGACTCGAGCAGTTCGGCGGTGCCGTCGACCGAGCCGTTGTCGGTGACGATGATCGTGTCGACGCCCTGCGCGAGGTGGTGGTCGATCATCGCGCCGACGATGTCGGCTTCGTCGCGCACCATCAGGGTCATCGCTAGTCTCACGGGCACCAGTCTAGGCGGGCGGATCGGCGGCCCCGCCCGGCTAGACTTGCCCGGATGAACCCGAGGATGAGCGACGCACAGCGGGCGCTCGGCCGTCTGTTCCCCGCCGAGACGGGGCCGGGGAAGGTGCTTCGCGCTGGCAAAGAGGCCGCGCGCGCCTTCCGGACCGAGCTGCGCCCGCCCGCGCCTGCGCCCGAGCCCGAGGACCGGGGTCCCGGCCTCACGGACTACGCCGAGTGGCGCGCCCAGCAGCCGCCCTTCGAGGCCCTGCCGGCCGGTCAGGCCACCACCTTCCTGGTCATCGTCGAGACGACGGGGTCGGGCGACGACGAGGAGCAGGCGCGCGTCCTGGCCACGGAGGAGAGCATCCGGGCACAGGTCGCCCTGCAGCCGCGGACGCTCGTGCTGCCGACCGGGACGCCGATGCGGGAGGTGCTGCCGGACGCGTCCGAGGACTTCGTCCTGTTCCTGACGGCCGGGTCGGTGCTCGACCCGCACGCGCTGGAGCAGGTCGCGAAGGAGCACCGGGTCGACCCGGTGCGCCGGGTGATCGGATTCGACTCGGACCGCCTGACTGCCGACGGCGCCCGGGTCTCCCCGCTGTTCCGGCCGGTCTGGTCGCCGGAGACGATGCTCGGGGCCAACTATCTGGGGCGCGCGTTCGCGATCCGCATCGCCGACGCCCGCTCCGTGCCGGGGCTGACGCTCGACGACCACGGGGTCTGGCGGCTGCTGCTGCGCTCGGACCTGAGCGACGAGTCGGTCGGCCGCGTCCCGCACGTGCTGCTCTCCGTCCCGGATGCGCCGGACGCGCCGGCGACGGACGCCGACGCCCAGATGGTCGCGCGTGCGCTGCGCGACCGGGGCGAGGAGGCGACCGCCGAGGTCGCGGAGGGCATCGTCCGCGTGCGCTTCCAGCCGGAGGAGTGGCCCACCGTCTCCATCGTCGTCCCGACGCGGCACGGCCGTGCCAACCTGGAGCGGCTGCTGCCGAGCCTCGCGGCGACCGACTACCCGGCCTTCGACGTCACCGTCGTCGACAACGGCGGCGAGACCGAGGAGAACGAGGCGTGGTACGCCGCGCTCGACCCGGGCATCCCGGTGCGGCACGTCTGGTGGCACGAGGAGCCGTTCAACTACTCCCGCGTCAACACCGTGACCGCGCGCGGCACCTCGGGCGCGGTCCTCGTGTTCCTCAACGACGACACGGAGGTCGTGGACGCGGGCTGGCTGCGCGAACTGGTCGGGATGCTGCACCGCGACGGCGTCGGGACAGTCGGGTTCCAGCACCGCACGGGCGACGGCGTCGTGCAGCACGGCGGCGTCATGATCGGCCCCGGCGGCTTCGCGGCCAACCTGTTCGCCGGGATGCACCCGGACGACGACTCCCTGATCGGACCGGTCCGCTGGTACCGCGACTCGCTGGCGGTCACCGCGGCGTGCGTCGGCATCCGCCGCGACCTGTTCGAGGAGGTCGGCGGGTTCGACGAGCGCTTCCAGCTCACCGGGAGCGACGTGGTGCTCGGGTTGGACCAGGTCATCCGCGGCCGCCGGAACGTGGTCATCCCGTTCGACGCCGTCCGCCACTTCGAGTCGCTGACGCGCGGGCCGCACGCGCCGCGCTCCGACTCCTTCGCCAGCTACTGGCGCTACCAGCCGTGGCTCGCGTCCGGCGACCCGTACGTCTCGCCGAACGTCTGCCGGCTGGTCGAGGTACCGCGCTTCGCGGCGGCGGACGACCCGTCGCCCCTCGAGCTGACGATGGCGGGCCTCGGCCGCCCGTGGAAGTCGGACGCCCAGCAGTCGACCATCTCCGAGGACGCCACCGCCCTGCTGCCGCTGGCGACGATCACCGCCGAGGAGGTCGAACGCGTCGTCGAGACGCACCGGACGACCGTCGGCCGCCGCGAGGTCCGGACGATCAACTGGCTGCTCCCCGGTTTCGACCTGCCGTTCTTCGGCGGCGTCAACACCACGCTGCGCATCGCCGACAAGCTGGCGCGCGAGCACGGCGTCGTCAACCGGTTCCTGGTCAACGGGCACCCGGCGAACGAGTTCTACGAGTCGGCGATCGTCGCCGCGTTCCCCGGGCTCGCCGGGTCCGAGGTGGGCAACTACTACGGGACGGACGAGGGGCTGGCCGCGATCCCGCCGGCCGACGCCGCCATCGCCACCTTCTGGCTGACCGCACGGGATGTGGCCAAGACGCCCGGGACACCGCGCAAGTTCTACCTGATCCAGGACTACGAGCCGTCGTTCTACCCGGCCAGCTCGCTGTTCGCGATGACGGAGCAGACGTACCGCCTCGGGCTGTACGGCATCTGCAACACCCGGAGCATGCACGACATCTACGCCGGCGGGTACGGCGGGACGGCGACGTGGTTCGAGCCGGCCGTCGACCGTGCCGTCTTCCATGCGGAGGGGCGCCCGGAGCACGGCGCCGACGATCCGGTGACGATCTTCGCGTACGCCCGCGACCACTTCCGCAACTGCTGGGAGATCGTGTACGCGGCCCTGAGCGAGATCAAGCGGAGGTACGGCGACCGGGTGCGCATCGTGGCGGCCGGGGCGAAGTACCTGCCGCCGAGCGCCGACTTCATCGACCTCGGGCTGCTCGACTACCGCGCGACCGGCCGGCTGTACCGCGAGACCGACATCGGCATCACCCTGCAGATCTCGCGGCATCCGTCGTACCTTCCGCTGGAGCTCATGGCCAGCGGCGTCGCGATGGTCGTCCCCGACTCTCCGTGGTTCCGCTGGCTGTTCCAGCCCGGCGAGAACGCGCGGACGACGATGATGACGTACGAGGAGGTCGTCGCCGCGCTCGACGAGCTGGTGCGGGATGCGGACACGCGCCGTCGCATCGCGGCGGCCGGGACGGCGACCATCGACGAGCGGCACTCCGACTGGGACGCCGCCCTCGACGGGATCTACGACTTCCTGTGCGACCCGGAGGCCGAGGCCAGGCCGACGCAGGCGCCCCCCTGGGCCGCTCCCTGACCGGAGGCCGGAGCCGCCCGAGGGGCGGGATACAGCCGGCGGGGTTCAGCCGGCGGGGGCTCAGCCGGCGGGGACGATCAGCGACGCGGCGAAGACCACGACGCCGAGTCCCGCGAGGATGGCCACGGGCACGCGCCGCTTCGGGAACAGCAGCGCCGCGCAGGCGAGCGAGAAGGGCAGCAGCGAGATGCCGTAGCGCGACGGCAGCGGGTTCGGATAGGTGCCGAGCGACAGCTTGGTGACGATGGTGAGGATCGGCGCCGAGACGACGACGGCGATGAAGGTGGCGAGCGCGAGCGCAGCACGGCGGCGGCCCCAGCGTGCCACGATCAGCAGTCCGAGGACTCCCGCGATCGCGAGCCACGTGGTGACGAGCTGGATGAGGAGGCCGGGCGCGCGCATCACGGAGCCGGTGTCGCCGACCCCCGACGCCGCACCGCCCAGGAAGGACCCGGCCTGGCCGACCAGCTGCGTGATGCTCAGCGGCGGCGGCGGAGCGTCGAGCGCGGGCGCCGGGCCGACCGCGACGGCGGAGCGGACCGCGAGCCAGGCGAGCTGCACGATGAAGGCGGCCACCACCCCGATGATCGCGGAGAGGGTGCGCCGGTCGCGGAACGTCGCGCCGATCCAGCTCCACCGTCCGGAGCGGGCGCGGTACGCGGGGATGACGGCCCGGATCACGAGGAAGATGGCCGCGGCGGCGACGGCGGCGAGGTTCTGCACCTTCAGCAGGGTCACGAAGGCGGCGCCGAGCGAGAACCAGAGGATGCCGCGCCCGCGCGCATCCACCAGGGTCGCCAGGAAGAGCATGAGCGCGCCGGCGGGGAGGGCGGTGGCGTCGGTGCTGAGGTACGTGTTGGACCAGTACGCGGGCAGCGAGCCCACGATCAGCAGCGTGGCGCCGAACGCCGCCGGCGTCGGGAGGCGCAGCCGTCGCAGGGCGTAGAACATGAGCAGCGCGGCGGCCGCCAGCCACAGAGCGCCGACGAAGCGCCCGGCGTCGGTCAGGTCCACCCCGAACCAGGTGAGGGGCTGGGCCAGCACCCAGGTGATCACGAAGTACGCGGGGCTGTAGATATCGGCGGAGGTCTTGCCGTCGATCGGGAAACGCGCGTCGTCGGACGCGACCGAGCGCGAGCAGCGGTCGTCCGGGGTCGGCGCCAGCAGCCGCAGGCCGCGGCAGCCGAGCTGCGTCCGTGCGTACTCTCCGGCCTCCTCGCCGCGGTGGACGAGCCCCTGCGTCGGCACCTTGGCCAGGTAGTCGACGTACTGGTACTCGTCGATGGGCGACAGCGTCTTGTGCTGCGGCACGTGCACGATGCCCACGAGGAGCGACGCGATGACGAGGAGGACGGGGGCGAGGAGCGGCCGCCAGTTCAGCCGGCGGCTCGACACGACGGCGGGGGCAGAGCTCATGGTTTGCGGGGCCTCACGGGACGGCGGTCGGACGACCCGACCAGCCTAGCGGGAGCCGCTCGGAGGTCGCGCTCCGGTCGCTCACGGAAGGCGCTTGGTAGGCTGGCGGGCGGATCCGCCAGGGAAAGGACCCCATGCCCACCACGCGCCCCGGAGTCGTCTCGGTCGTCCTCGTGAACTTCCGAGGCACCGACGACACGTTGACCGCCATCGACCACCTCGGCAGGCTGGACTGGCCCGCCGACCGGCTCGAGATCGTGGTCGTCGAGAACGCCTCGGGCGACGACAGCGCCGAGCGCATCCGGCGGGAGGCGCCGCACGTCGTGCTCATCGAGTCGAAGGCGAACCTCGGGTTCGCCGGAGGCTGCAACCTCGGCGTCCGGTCGGCGTCCGGCGAGTACGTGGCGTTCCTCAACAACGACGCGAAGCCCGACGCCGCCTGGGTGCGGGCGGCGGTCGAGCGCTTCGAGTCGAGCTCGCGCGTCGGCGCCGTGGCCAGCCGGGTCCTCGACTGGGACGGCGAGAAGGTCGACTACATCGGCTCGGCGATGACCTGGTTCGGCCAGGGCTACAAGCCGCTCACCGCGCAGCCCGTGCCGTCGACTCCTGATGTCCCCAAGGACGTCCTCTTCGGCACCGGCTCGGCCATGTTCGTCCGCCGCTCGGTCTACGAGGCGCTCGGCGGCTTCGACGAGCGCTTCTTCATGTTCTTCGAGGACGTGGACCTCGGCTGGCGGCTCAACCTGGCGGGCCACCGGTTCGTCTACGAGCCCGCCTCCCTGGCGTTCCACAAGCACCACGCGTCGATGTCGTCGTTCGGCGCCTTCAAGGAGAGCTACCTCCTGGAGCGCAACGCGCTGTTCACCCAGTACAAGAACCTCGGCGACGAGGCACTCGCGACCGCGCTCCCGGCGACGCTCGCCCTGACCGTCCGGCGCGGGGTGGCGAAGGGCGGCCTCGACTCCACCGAGTTCGACCTGCGCAAGGGCGGTTCCAACGACCCGACCATGGAGATCGACAAGGAGACGGTCGCGGCGGTCTACGCCATCGACCAGTTCGTCGAGCACCTGCCGGGCCTCGCCGCCGACCGTGAGCGCATCCAGAGCACCCGGGTGGTGGCCGACAGCCGCATCTGGTCGCTGTTCGGCGAGACCGACGCCCCGTCGTACACCGACGAGCACTACCTCGAGGGCTACGACAAGCTCGCGACCGCCTTCCCGGTGACCGAGCGGCCGGCGGTGACGCGCGTCCTTGTGATCACGGGCGACCCGATCGGCGCCAAGATGGCCGGGCCGGCCATCCGCGCCTGGAGCATGGCCGAGGCGCTGGCGAAGGACAACGTGGTGACGCTCGTGTCGCTCGCGGGCGTCGAGCCGGTCTCCGCGCCGTTCGACGTGGTGCACGTTCGGCCGGGCGACGACCGCGCGATGCGGGCGCTCGAGCGGGAGGCCGACGTCATCGTCTTCCAGGGTCTCGCCATGGCGCTGTTCGAGAGCCTGCGCAAGACGGACAAGATCATCGTGGCCGACGTCTACGACCCGATGCACCTGGAGCAGCTCGAGCAGGGCAAGGAGCTCGGCCGGGCGCAGTGGGACAAGCAGGTCCTGGATGCGACCGACGTGCTCAACGAGCAGCTGGAGCGCGGCGACTTCTTCCTCTGCGCCTCCGAGCGGCAGCGGCACTTCTACCTCGGCCAGCTGGCCGCCCTCGGCCGCATCAACCCGGCGAACTACGACGACGACCCCGACCTCGACCGGCTGATCGACGTGGTGCCGTTCGGGCTCTCGGAGACGCCGCCCGCGCACGAGCGCGACGTGCTGAAGGGCGTCCTCCCCGGAATCGGCGCGGACGACAAGCTCCTGCTC is drawn from Leifsonia shinshuensis and contains these coding sequences:
- a CDS encoding glycosyltransferase family 2 protein, whose product is MRLAMTLMVRDEADIVGAMIDHHLAQGVDTIIVTDNGSVDGTAELLESYASDGRIVLHHDPEHRKQQAQTVTRMAREAATEHGADWVINADADEFWLPRADGLTLAEAFAGIPKEIQAFDVPVHDMIGPAALDGTGLQRLVYRDLRDTAALHRVGLKAHATHDAVHIGDPSIEVVQGNHFVSLENRGPVPAGHEVEVLHFPWRSWEQYSRKVRNAGSAYENSELTPSPNHHGMRDYRRLQAGVLYPLYLCRHPDAEELDAGVASGAYVPDTRIAERVPSPVADRPVDGVTEPVDRAIGLALADLDRRVAEAQDGRARAEAELHAAHEEIRALHDQLGRLRSRRVVRLADRAARLLPGRR
- a CDS encoding glycosyltransferase; this encodes MSDAQRALGRLFPAETGPGKVLRAGKEAARAFRTELRPPAPAPEPEDRGPGLTDYAEWRAQQPPFEALPAGQATTFLVIVETTGSGDDEEQARVLATEESIRAQVALQPRTLVLPTGTPMREVLPDASEDFVLFLTAGSVLDPHALEQVAKEHRVDPVRRVIGFDSDRLTADGARVSPLFRPVWSPETMLGANYLGRAFAIRIADARSVPGLTLDDHGVWRLLLRSDLSDESVGRVPHVLLSVPDAPDAPATDADAQMVARALRDRGEEATAEVAEGIVRVRFQPEEWPTVSIVVPTRHGRANLERLLPSLAATDYPAFDVTVVDNGGETEENEAWYAALDPGIPVRHVWWHEEPFNYSRVNTVTARGTSGAVLVFLNDDTEVVDAGWLRELVGMLHRDGVGTVGFQHRTGDGVVQHGGVMIGPGGFAANLFAGMHPDDDSLIGPVRWYRDSLAVTAACVGIRRDLFEEVGGFDERFQLTGSDVVLGLDQVIRGRRNVVIPFDAVRHFESLTRGPHAPRSDSFASYWRYQPWLASGDPYVSPNVCRLVEVPRFAAADDPSPLELTMAGLGRPWKSDAQQSTISEDATALLPLATITAEEVERVVETHRTTVGRREVRTINWLLPGFDLPFFGGVNTTLRIADKLAREHGVVNRFLVNGHPANEFYESAIVAAFPGLAGSEVGNYYGTDEGLAAIPPADAAIATFWLTARDVAKTPGTPRKFYLIQDYEPSFYPASSLFAMTEQTYRLGLYGICNTRSMHDIYAGGYGGTATWFEPAVDRAVFHAEGRPEHGADDPVTIFAYARDHFRNCWEIVYAALSEIKRRYGDRVRIVAAGAKYLPPSADFIDLGLLDYRATGRLYRETDIGITLQISRHPSYLPLELMASGVAMVVPDSPWFRWLFQPGENARTTMMTYEEVVAALDELVRDADTRRRIAAAGTATIDERHSDWDAALDGIYDFLCDPEAEARPTQAPPWAAP
- a CDS encoding glycosyltransferase family 4 protein, which translates into the protein MPTTDSSTGTSEATTSPAAGPANTAPRRRILVVTPDTLGELMAGPAIRAWEIAQALSAVGDVRLISTNRVSDITADRFHVGFADDTALRTHVDWADVLVFQGHILRSHPWIKATDTIIVADIYDPMHLEQLEQGKDFPPEDRLAVAIDTVEVLNDQLERADFLVCASEKQRDFWLGQLAGLARINPATYDRDPSLRTLLDVAPFGVQNEPPVQKKHGIKGTVPGIGPDDKLIVWGGGIYNWFDPLTLIEAVAIARKAHPDLRLFFLGAVHPNPNIPTMRMAVQARERADELGLTGETVFFNESWVPYTERADFLLDADLGVSTHYEHLETAFSFRTRILDYLWASLPIISTDGDTFAGIIREHDLGRVVPPEDVEALASAIEELLYDAGARERIAANIAAYASQHTWEQTLRPLVAFCSDPSPAPDRVAGIVSERTRVTNDLRTRIRGLESSSSWRLTRPLRAASHWVAARRRKL
- a CDS encoding ABC transporter permease, with protein sequence MTALDRYRALSHERMVTVSGDDKSSGSWAALRDIFRHRELLSLLVRRDLKSRYKDSVLGFVWTLVRPLTQLLIYAIVIGKILGAEKGIDDFAIYVFTGLTAYGLFSEIIGGTTASIVSNAGLIKKIYLPREIFPLASVGSALFNFIIQFAILLVATFVVGKPPFHAQTWYLIPSVLLLVLYGTAFGLMLAAVNVYLRDVQYLVEVVLLLLLWASPIVYSWSMVADLLGHGIWLDIYTDNPITLSVLGFQKAMWVAGQGTAEYPDFLLLRMGIAFVIGLVLLVGFQRVFSRLQGNFAQVV
- a CDS encoding glycosyltransferase; the protein is MPTTRPGVVSVVLVNFRGTDDTLTAIDHLGRLDWPADRLEIVVVENASGDDSAERIRREAPHVVLIESKANLGFAGGCNLGVRSASGEYVAFLNNDAKPDAAWVRAAVERFESSSRVGAVASRVLDWDGEKVDYIGSAMTWFGQGYKPLTAQPVPSTPDVPKDVLFGTGSAMFVRRSVYEALGGFDERFFMFFEDVDLGWRLNLAGHRFVYEPASLAFHKHHASMSSFGAFKESYLLERNALFTQYKNLGDEALATALPATLALTVRRGVAKGGLDSTEFDLRKGGSNDPTMEIDKETVAAVYAIDQFVEHLPGLAADRERIQSTRVVADSRIWSLFGETDAPSYTDEHYLEGYDKLATAFPVTERPAVTRVLVITGDPIGAKMAGPAIRAWSMAEALAKDNVVTLVSLAGVEPVSAPFDVVHVRPGDDRAMRALEREADVIVFQGLAMALFESLRKTDKIIVADVYDPMHLEQLEQGKELGRAQWDKQVLDATDVLNEQLERGDFFLCASERQRHFYLGQLAALGRINPANYDDDPDLDRLIDVVPFGLSETPPAHERDVLKGVLPGIGADDKLLLWSGGLYNWFDPKSLIEAVARLSETHDDVRLFFQGTKHPHPGVPEMGIVAESRQLARDLGVLDRAVFFNSSWVDYADRQNYLTEADAGVSTHFSHVETTFSFRTRILDYLWAGLPMVVTEGDHFAQLVEEEKLGVVVPSGDVDALVAALETVLYDEKFIRTAKRNVARVRQRYFWGVVLAPLVRFVADPRHAADLIARGVVGSGAPVRRTTTRRKKHGVRHDVGLFFHYLRNGGPTVVAKKIRSRLGRR